The Hemicordylus capensis ecotype Gifberg chromosome 6, rHemCap1.1.pri, whole genome shotgun sequence genome window below encodes:
- the GYS1 gene encoding glycogen [starch] synthase, muscle isoform X4, with amino-acid sequence MNAKGCKVYFGRWLIEGGPYVILIDIGATAWSLDRWKTELWESCSIGIPWYDREANDAVLFGFLTAWFLGEFAAQCEEKPFMIAHFHEWLSGVGLFLCRIRKLPVATIFTTHATLLGRYLCAGSVDFYNNLQKFNLDKEAGDRQIYHRYCMERAAVHCTHVFTTVSQITAVEAEHLLKRKPDIVTPNGLNVKKFSAMHEFQNLHAQSKARIQEFVRGHFYGHLDFNLDKTIFFFIAGRYEYSNKGADIFLEALARLNYLLRVNGSQTTVVAFFIMPARTNNFNVETLKGQAVRKQLWDTANAVKEKFGKKLYESLLVGNLPDMNKMLDKEDFTMMKRAIFATQRQSFPPICTHNMLDDSTDPILNTIRRIGLFNSSADRVKVIFHPEFLSSTSPLLPVDYEEFVRGCHLGVFPSYYEPWGYTPAECTVMGIPSISTNLSGFGCFMEEHIADPSAYGIYILDRRFRALDESCTQLTSFLYSFCQQTRRQRIIQRNRTERLSDLLDWKYLGRYYMYARHMALAKAFPDNFTYEPHEPTAAEGFRYPRPASVPPSPSISRHSSPHHSETEEDDERYDEDEEAEKDRQNIKTAALMGSVPEWRKRSKKSSSEASNSSNTSTPTLPSSPSDLSSPTNSLIEEKN; translated from the exons ATGAATGCCAAAGGATGCAAA GTTTACTTTGGACGCTGGCTGATTGAGGGTGGACCGTATGTGATTCTCATTGATATTGGGGCAACCGCCTGGAGCTTGGATCGCTGGAAGACAGAATTGTGGGAAAGTTGCTCGATTGGGATCCCTTGGTATGACCGAGAGGCCAATGATGCGGTTCTCTTCGGCTTCCTCACGGCCTGGTTTCTGGGTGAG TTTGCTGCACAATGCGAAGAGAAACCGTTCATGATCGCTCATTTCCATGAGTGGCTGTCTGGGGTTGGTCTCTTCCTCTGCCGGATCCGAAAGCTGCCCGTGGCTACCATCTTCACTACCCATGCTACGTTGCTCGGCCGTTACCTGTGTGCGGGCAGTGTGGACTTCTACAACAACCTGCAGAAG TTTAATTTGGACAAAGAGGCTGGGGACCGGCAGATATACCACCGTTACTGTATGGAACGTGCGGCTGTTCACTGCACGCATGTTTTCACCACAGTCTCCCAGATCACAGCTGTGGAAGCTGAGCATCTACTAAAACGGAAGCCTG ATATTGTCACTCCCAATGGTTTGAATGTCAAGAAGTTCTCTGCCATGCACGAATTCCAGAACCTCCACGCCCAGAGCAAAGCCCGCATCCAGGAGTTTGTCCGGGGGCACTTCTATGG GCACCTGGACTTCAACCTCGACAAGACGATTTTCTTCTTCATTGCAGGGCGCTATGAATATTCCAACAAAGGGGCGGACATTTTCTTGGAAGCTCTGGCCCGGCTCAACTACCTGCTCAGg GTGAACGGCAGCCAGACCACGGTGGTGGCATTCTTTATCATGCCAGCTCGGACCAACAACTTCAACGTTGAGACCCTAAAAGGCCAGGCAGTCCGCAAGCAACTCTG GGATACAGCCAATGCAGTGAAGGAGAAGTTTGGCAAGAAACTCTATGAATCGCTCCTTGT AGGAAATCTTCCGGACATGAACAAAATGCTGGACAAGGAAGATTTCACTATGATGAAAAGAGCCATCTTTGCCACGCAG CGCCAATCTTTCCCCCCAATCTGCACCCACAACATGCTGGATGACTCCACTGACCCCATCCTCAATACCATCCGGCGCATCGGCCTTTTCAACAGCAGTGCCGACCGTGTCAAG GTCATCTTCCACCCAGAATTCCTGTCTTCCACCAGTCCTCTCCTTCCCGTCGATTACGAGGAATTTGTTAGAGGCTGCCATTTGGGGGTGTTTCCTTCTTATTATGAACCATGGGGCTATACACCAG CTGAATGCACCGTCATGGgcatccctagcatctccaccAACCTCTCTGGCTTTGGCTGTTTCATGGAAGAACATATAGCAGATCCATCGGCTTATG GGATCTACATTCTAGACCGGCGTTTCCGGGCCTTGGATGAATCGTGCACACAACTGACCTCGTTCCTCTACAGTTTCTGTCAGCAGACGCGGCGGCAGCGCATCATCCAGCGGAACCGCACAGAGCGGCTTTCTGACCTCCTCGACTGGAAGTATCTGGGCCGG TACTACATGTATGCCCGACACATGGCACTAGCTAAAGCCTTCCCAGACAACTTCACCTATGAGCCACATGAACCGACAGCT GCTGAGGGCTTCCGCTACCCACGCCCGGCCTCAGTGCCGCCATCTCCCTCCATCTCTCGCCACTCCAGCCCCCACCATAGTGAGACAGAAGAGGATGATGAGCGGTACGATGAAGATGAAGAAGCGGAGAAGGACAGACAGAACATCAAGACGGCAGCCTTAATGGGCTCAGTTCCTGAGTGGCGGAAGCGTTCTAAGAAGAGCTCCAGCGAAGCCAGCAACTCCTCCAACACCAGCACCCCCAcccttcccagcagccccagcgACCTCAGCAGCCCCACCAACTCTCTCATAGAGGAGAAGAATTAG
- the GYS1 gene encoding glycogen [starch] synthase, muscle isoform X2 — protein MVVRPRSNAIGKVGGIYTVIQTKAKITLDEWGENYFLIGPYLELNVRTQVELIEPPNPAIRRTIDSMNAKGCKVYFGRWLIEGGPYVILIDIGATAWSLDRWKTELWESCSIGIPWYDREANDAVLFGFLTAWFLGEFAAQCEEKPFMIAHFHEWLSGVGLFLCRIRKLPVATIFTTHATLLGRYLCAGSVDFYNNLQKFNLDKEAGDRQIYHRYCMERAAVHCTHVFTTVSQITAVEAEHLLKRKPDIVTPNGLNVKKFSAMHEFQNLHAQSKARIQEFVRGHFYGHLDFNLDKTIFFFIAGRYEYSNKGADIFLEALARLNYLLRVNGSQTTVVAFFIMPARTNNFNVETLKGQAVRKQLWDTANAVKEKFGKKLYESLLVGNLPDMNKMLDKEDFTMMKRAIFATQRQSFPPICTHNMLDDSTDPILNTIRRIGLFNSSADRVKVIFHPEFLSSTSPLLPVDYEEFVRGCHLGVFPSYYEPWGYTPAECTVMGIPSISTNLSGFGCFMEEHIADPSAYGIYILDRRFRALDESCTQLTSFLYSFCQQTRRQRIIQRNRTERLSDLLDWKYLGRYYMYARHMALAKAFPDNFTYEPHEPTAAEGFRYPRPASVPPSPSISRHSSPHHSETEEDDERYDEDEEAEKDRQNIKTAALMGSVPEWRKRSKKSSSEASNSSNTSTPTLPSSPSDLSSPTNSLIEEKN, from the exons TTGGTGGGATCTACACTGTTATCCAGACCAAAGCCAAGATCACACTGGATGAGTGGGGTGAGAATTACTTCTTGATCGGGCCTTATTTGGAGCTGAATGTCCGCACGCAAGTGGAGCTGATTGAGCCTCCCAACCCTGCCATCCGCCGCACCATTGACTCTATGAATGCCAAAGGATGCAAA GTTTACTTTGGACGCTGGCTGATTGAGGGTGGACCGTATGTGATTCTCATTGATATTGGGGCAACCGCCTGGAGCTTGGATCGCTGGAAGACAGAATTGTGGGAAAGTTGCTCGATTGGGATCCCTTGGTATGACCGAGAGGCCAATGATGCGGTTCTCTTCGGCTTCCTCACGGCCTGGTTTCTGGGTGAG TTTGCTGCACAATGCGAAGAGAAACCGTTCATGATCGCTCATTTCCATGAGTGGCTGTCTGGGGTTGGTCTCTTCCTCTGCCGGATCCGAAAGCTGCCCGTGGCTACCATCTTCACTACCCATGCTACGTTGCTCGGCCGTTACCTGTGTGCGGGCAGTGTGGACTTCTACAACAACCTGCAGAAG TTTAATTTGGACAAAGAGGCTGGGGACCGGCAGATATACCACCGTTACTGTATGGAACGTGCGGCTGTTCACTGCACGCATGTTTTCACCACAGTCTCCCAGATCACAGCTGTGGAAGCTGAGCATCTACTAAAACGGAAGCCTG ATATTGTCACTCCCAATGGTTTGAATGTCAAGAAGTTCTCTGCCATGCACGAATTCCAGAACCTCCACGCCCAGAGCAAAGCCCGCATCCAGGAGTTTGTCCGGGGGCACTTCTATGG GCACCTGGACTTCAACCTCGACAAGACGATTTTCTTCTTCATTGCAGGGCGCTATGAATATTCCAACAAAGGGGCGGACATTTTCTTGGAAGCTCTGGCCCGGCTCAACTACCTGCTCAGg GTGAACGGCAGCCAGACCACGGTGGTGGCATTCTTTATCATGCCAGCTCGGACCAACAACTTCAACGTTGAGACCCTAAAAGGCCAGGCAGTCCGCAAGCAACTCTG GGATACAGCCAATGCAGTGAAGGAGAAGTTTGGCAAGAAACTCTATGAATCGCTCCTTGT AGGAAATCTTCCGGACATGAACAAAATGCTGGACAAGGAAGATTTCACTATGATGAAAAGAGCCATCTTTGCCACGCAG CGCCAATCTTTCCCCCCAATCTGCACCCACAACATGCTGGATGACTCCACTGACCCCATCCTCAATACCATCCGGCGCATCGGCCTTTTCAACAGCAGTGCCGACCGTGTCAAG GTCATCTTCCACCCAGAATTCCTGTCTTCCACCAGTCCTCTCCTTCCCGTCGATTACGAGGAATTTGTTAGAGGCTGCCATTTGGGGGTGTTTCCTTCTTATTATGAACCATGGGGCTATACACCAG CTGAATGCACCGTCATGGgcatccctagcatctccaccAACCTCTCTGGCTTTGGCTGTTTCATGGAAGAACATATAGCAGATCCATCGGCTTATG GGATCTACATTCTAGACCGGCGTTTCCGGGCCTTGGATGAATCGTGCACACAACTGACCTCGTTCCTCTACAGTTTCTGTCAGCAGACGCGGCGGCAGCGCATCATCCAGCGGAACCGCACAGAGCGGCTTTCTGACCTCCTCGACTGGAAGTATCTGGGCCGG TACTACATGTATGCCCGACACATGGCACTAGCTAAAGCCTTCCCAGACAACTTCACCTATGAGCCACATGAACCGACAGCT GCTGAGGGCTTCCGCTACCCACGCCCGGCCTCAGTGCCGCCATCTCCCTCCATCTCTCGCCACTCCAGCCCCCACCATAGTGAGACAGAAGAGGATGATGAGCGGTACGATGAAGATGAAGAAGCGGAGAAGGACAGACAGAACATCAAGACGGCAGCCTTAATGGGCTCAGTTCCTGAGTGGCGGAAGCGTTCTAAGAAGAGCTCCAGCGAAGCCAGCAACTCCTCCAACACCAGCACCCCCAcccttcccagcagccccagcgACCTCAGCAGCCCCACCAACTCTCTCATAGAGGAGAAGAATTAG
- the GYS1 gene encoding glycogen [starch] synthase, muscle isoform X1, which translates to MPLARSLSVTSLTGLEDWDDELDLENAILFEVAWEVANKVGGIYTVIQTKAKITLDEWGENYFLIGPYLELNVRTQVELIEPPNPAIRRTIDSMNAKGCKVYFGRWLIEGGPYVILIDIGATAWSLDRWKTELWESCSIGIPWYDREANDAVLFGFLTAWFLGEFAAQCEEKPFMIAHFHEWLSGVGLFLCRIRKLPVATIFTTHATLLGRYLCAGSVDFYNNLQKFNLDKEAGDRQIYHRYCMERAAVHCTHVFTTVSQITAVEAEHLLKRKPDIVTPNGLNVKKFSAMHEFQNLHAQSKARIQEFVRGHFYGHLDFNLDKTIFFFIAGRYEYSNKGADIFLEALARLNYLLRVNGSQTTVVAFFIMPARTNNFNVETLKGQAVRKQLWDTANAVKEKFGKKLYESLLVGNLPDMNKMLDKEDFTMMKRAIFATQRQSFPPICTHNMLDDSTDPILNTIRRIGLFNSSADRVKVIFHPEFLSSTSPLLPVDYEEFVRGCHLGVFPSYYEPWGYTPAECTVMGIPSISTNLSGFGCFMEEHIADPSAYGIYILDRRFRALDESCTQLTSFLYSFCQQTRRQRIIQRNRTERLSDLLDWKYLGRYYMYARHMALAKAFPDNFTYEPHEPTAAEGFRYPRPASVPPSPSISRHSSPHHSETEEDDERYDEDEEAEKDRQNIKTAALMGSVPEWRKRSKKSSSEASNSSNTSTPTLPSSPSDLSSPTNSLIEEKN; encoded by the exons TTGGTGGGATCTACACTGTTATCCAGACCAAAGCCAAGATCACACTGGATGAGTGGGGTGAGAATTACTTCTTGATCGGGCCTTATTTGGAGCTGAATGTCCGCACGCAAGTGGAGCTGATTGAGCCTCCCAACCCTGCCATCCGCCGCACCATTGACTCTATGAATGCCAAAGGATGCAAA GTTTACTTTGGACGCTGGCTGATTGAGGGTGGACCGTATGTGATTCTCATTGATATTGGGGCAACCGCCTGGAGCTTGGATCGCTGGAAGACAGAATTGTGGGAAAGTTGCTCGATTGGGATCCCTTGGTATGACCGAGAGGCCAATGATGCGGTTCTCTTCGGCTTCCTCACGGCCTGGTTTCTGGGTGAG TTTGCTGCACAATGCGAAGAGAAACCGTTCATGATCGCTCATTTCCATGAGTGGCTGTCTGGGGTTGGTCTCTTCCTCTGCCGGATCCGAAAGCTGCCCGTGGCTACCATCTTCACTACCCATGCTACGTTGCTCGGCCGTTACCTGTGTGCGGGCAGTGTGGACTTCTACAACAACCTGCAGAAG TTTAATTTGGACAAAGAGGCTGGGGACCGGCAGATATACCACCGTTACTGTATGGAACGTGCGGCTGTTCACTGCACGCATGTTTTCACCACAGTCTCCCAGATCACAGCTGTGGAAGCTGAGCATCTACTAAAACGGAAGCCTG ATATTGTCACTCCCAATGGTTTGAATGTCAAGAAGTTCTCTGCCATGCACGAATTCCAGAACCTCCACGCCCAGAGCAAAGCCCGCATCCAGGAGTTTGTCCGGGGGCACTTCTATGG GCACCTGGACTTCAACCTCGACAAGACGATTTTCTTCTTCATTGCAGGGCGCTATGAATATTCCAACAAAGGGGCGGACATTTTCTTGGAAGCTCTGGCCCGGCTCAACTACCTGCTCAGg GTGAACGGCAGCCAGACCACGGTGGTGGCATTCTTTATCATGCCAGCTCGGACCAACAACTTCAACGTTGAGACCCTAAAAGGCCAGGCAGTCCGCAAGCAACTCTG GGATACAGCCAATGCAGTGAAGGAGAAGTTTGGCAAGAAACTCTATGAATCGCTCCTTGT AGGAAATCTTCCGGACATGAACAAAATGCTGGACAAGGAAGATTTCACTATGATGAAAAGAGCCATCTTTGCCACGCAG CGCCAATCTTTCCCCCCAATCTGCACCCACAACATGCTGGATGACTCCACTGACCCCATCCTCAATACCATCCGGCGCATCGGCCTTTTCAACAGCAGTGCCGACCGTGTCAAG GTCATCTTCCACCCAGAATTCCTGTCTTCCACCAGTCCTCTCCTTCCCGTCGATTACGAGGAATTTGTTAGAGGCTGCCATTTGGGGGTGTTTCCTTCTTATTATGAACCATGGGGCTATACACCAG CTGAATGCACCGTCATGGgcatccctagcatctccaccAACCTCTCTGGCTTTGGCTGTTTCATGGAAGAACATATAGCAGATCCATCGGCTTATG GGATCTACATTCTAGACCGGCGTTTCCGGGCCTTGGATGAATCGTGCACACAACTGACCTCGTTCCTCTACAGTTTCTGTCAGCAGACGCGGCGGCAGCGCATCATCCAGCGGAACCGCACAGAGCGGCTTTCTGACCTCCTCGACTGGAAGTATCTGGGCCGG TACTACATGTATGCCCGACACATGGCACTAGCTAAAGCCTTCCCAGACAACTTCACCTATGAGCCACATGAACCGACAGCT GCTGAGGGCTTCCGCTACCCACGCCCGGCCTCAGTGCCGCCATCTCCCTCCATCTCTCGCCACTCCAGCCCCCACCATAGTGAGACAGAAGAGGATGATGAGCGGTACGATGAAGATGAAGAAGCGGAGAAGGACAGACAGAACATCAAGACGGCAGCCTTAATGGGCTCAGTTCCTGAGTGGCGGAAGCGTTCTAAGAAGAGCTCCAGCGAAGCCAGCAACTCCTCCAACACCAGCACCCCCAcccttcccagcagccccagcgACCTCAGCAGCCCCACCAACTCTCTCATAGAGGAGAAGAATTAG
- the GYS1 gene encoding glycogen [starch] synthase, muscle isoform X3 has product MVLERKPCRQWREEGASQKVSWLRPPGGCGLGAAGSLELGRRRGITSLQRVGGIYTVIQTKAKITLDEWGENYFLIGPYLELNVRTQVELIEPPNPAIRRTIDSMNAKGCKVYFGRWLIEGGPYVILIDIGATAWSLDRWKTELWESCSIGIPWYDREANDAVLFGFLTAWFLGEFAAQCEEKPFMIAHFHEWLSGVGLFLCRIRKLPVATIFTTHATLLGRYLCAGSVDFYNNLQKFNLDKEAGDRQIYHRYCMERAAVHCTHVFTTVSQITAVEAEHLLKRKPGRYEYSNKGADIFLEALARLNYLLRVNGSQTTVVAFFIMPARTNNFNVETLKGQAVRKQLWDTANAVKEKFGKKLYESLLVGNLPDMNKMLDKEDFTMMKRAIFATQRQSFPPICTHNMLDDSTDPILNTIRRIGLFNSSADRVKVIFHPEFLSSTSPLLPVDYEEFVRGCHLGVFPSYYEPWGYTPAECTVMGIPSISTNLSGFGCFMEEHIADPSAYGIYILDRRFRALDESCTQLTSFLYSFCQQTRRQRIIQRNRTERLSDLLDWKYLGRYYMYARHMALAKAFPDNFTYEPHEPTAAEGFRYPRPASVPPSPSISRHSSPHHSETEEDDERYDEDEEAEKDRQNIKTAALMGSVPEWRKRSKKSSSEASNSSNTSTPTLPSSPSDLSSPTNSLIEEKN; this is encoded by the exons TTGGTGGGATCTACACTGTTATCCAGACCAAAGCCAAGATCACACTGGATGAGTGGGGTGAGAATTACTTCTTGATCGGGCCTTATTTGGAGCTGAATGTCCGCACGCAAGTGGAGCTGATTGAGCCTCCCAACCCTGCCATCCGCCGCACCATTGACTCTATGAATGCCAAAGGATGCAAA GTTTACTTTGGACGCTGGCTGATTGAGGGTGGACCGTATGTGATTCTCATTGATATTGGGGCAACCGCCTGGAGCTTGGATCGCTGGAAGACAGAATTGTGGGAAAGTTGCTCGATTGGGATCCCTTGGTATGACCGAGAGGCCAATGATGCGGTTCTCTTCGGCTTCCTCACGGCCTGGTTTCTGGGTGAG TTTGCTGCACAATGCGAAGAGAAACCGTTCATGATCGCTCATTTCCATGAGTGGCTGTCTGGGGTTGGTCTCTTCCTCTGCCGGATCCGAAAGCTGCCCGTGGCTACCATCTTCACTACCCATGCTACGTTGCTCGGCCGTTACCTGTGTGCGGGCAGTGTGGACTTCTACAACAACCTGCAGAAG TTTAATTTGGACAAAGAGGCTGGGGACCGGCAGATATACCACCGTTACTGTATGGAACGTGCGGCTGTTCACTGCACGCATGTTTTCACCACAGTCTCCCAGATCACAGCTGTGGAAGCTGAGCATCTACTAAAACGGAAGCCTG GGCGCTATGAATATTCCAACAAAGGGGCGGACATTTTCTTGGAAGCTCTGGCCCGGCTCAACTACCTGCTCAGg GTGAACGGCAGCCAGACCACGGTGGTGGCATTCTTTATCATGCCAGCTCGGACCAACAACTTCAACGTTGAGACCCTAAAAGGCCAGGCAGTCCGCAAGCAACTCTG GGATACAGCCAATGCAGTGAAGGAGAAGTTTGGCAAGAAACTCTATGAATCGCTCCTTGT AGGAAATCTTCCGGACATGAACAAAATGCTGGACAAGGAAGATTTCACTATGATGAAAAGAGCCATCTTTGCCACGCAG CGCCAATCTTTCCCCCCAATCTGCACCCACAACATGCTGGATGACTCCACTGACCCCATCCTCAATACCATCCGGCGCATCGGCCTTTTCAACAGCAGTGCCGACCGTGTCAAG GTCATCTTCCACCCAGAATTCCTGTCTTCCACCAGTCCTCTCCTTCCCGTCGATTACGAGGAATTTGTTAGAGGCTGCCATTTGGGGGTGTTTCCTTCTTATTATGAACCATGGGGCTATACACCAG CTGAATGCACCGTCATGGgcatccctagcatctccaccAACCTCTCTGGCTTTGGCTGTTTCATGGAAGAACATATAGCAGATCCATCGGCTTATG GGATCTACATTCTAGACCGGCGTTTCCGGGCCTTGGATGAATCGTGCACACAACTGACCTCGTTCCTCTACAGTTTCTGTCAGCAGACGCGGCGGCAGCGCATCATCCAGCGGAACCGCACAGAGCGGCTTTCTGACCTCCTCGACTGGAAGTATCTGGGCCGG TACTACATGTATGCCCGACACATGGCACTAGCTAAAGCCTTCCCAGACAACTTCACCTATGAGCCACATGAACCGACAGCT GCTGAGGGCTTCCGCTACCCACGCCCGGCCTCAGTGCCGCCATCTCCCTCCATCTCTCGCCACTCCAGCCCCCACCATAGTGAGACAGAAGAGGATGATGAGCGGTACGATGAAGATGAAGAAGCGGAGAAGGACAGACAGAACATCAAGACGGCAGCCTTAATGGGCTCAGTTCCTGAGTGGCGGAAGCGTTCTAAGAAGAGCTCCAGCGAAGCCAGCAACTCCTCCAACACCAGCACCCCCAcccttcccagcagccccagcgACCTCAGCAGCCCCACCAACTCTCTCATAGAGGAGAAGAATTAG
- the GYS1 gene encoding glycogen [starch] synthase, muscle isoform X5 yields the protein MVLERKPCRQWREEGASQKVSWLRPPGGCGLGAAGSLELGRRRGITSLQRVGGIYTVIQTKAKITLDEWGENYFLIGPYLELNVRTQVELIEPPNPAIRRTIDSMNAKGCKVYFGRWLIEGGPYVILIDIGATAWSLDRWKTELWESCSIGIPWYDREANDAVLFGFLTAWFLGEFAAQCEEKPFMIAHFHEWLSGVGLFLCRIRKLPVATIFTTHATLLGRYLCAGSVDFYNNLQKFNLDKEAGDRQIYHRYCMERAAVHCTHVFTTVSQITAVEAEHLLKRKPDIVTPNGLNVKKFSAMHEFQNLHAQSKARIQEFVRGHFYGHLDFNLDKTIFFFIAGRYEYSNKGADIFLEALARLNYLLRVNGSQTTVVAFFIMPARTNNFNVETLKGQAVRKQLWDTANAVKEKFGKKLYESLLVGNLPDMNKMLDKEDFTMMKRAIFATQRQSFPPICTHNMLDDSTDPILNTIRRIGLFNSSADRVKVIFHPEFLSSTSPLLPVDYEEFVRGCHLGVFPSYYEPWGYTPAECTVMGIPSISTNLSGFGCFMEEHIADPSAYGIYILDRRFRALDESCTQLTSFLYSFCQQTRRQRIIQRNRTERLSDLLDWKYLGRYYMYARHMALAKAFPDNFTYEPHEPTAAEGFRYPRPASVPPSPSISRHSSPHHSETEEDDERYDEDEEAEKDRQNIKTAALMGSVPEWRKRSKKSSSEASNSSNTSTPTLPSSPSDLSSPTNSLIEEKN from the exons TTGGTGGGATCTACACTGTTATCCAGACCAAAGCCAAGATCACACTGGATGAGTGGGGTGAGAATTACTTCTTGATCGGGCCTTATTTGGAGCTGAATGTCCGCACGCAAGTGGAGCTGATTGAGCCTCCCAACCCTGCCATCCGCCGCACCATTGACTCTATGAATGCCAAAGGATGCAAA GTTTACTTTGGACGCTGGCTGATTGAGGGTGGACCGTATGTGATTCTCATTGATATTGGGGCAACCGCCTGGAGCTTGGATCGCTGGAAGACAGAATTGTGGGAAAGTTGCTCGATTGGGATCCCTTGGTATGACCGAGAGGCCAATGATGCGGTTCTCTTCGGCTTCCTCACGGCCTGGTTTCTGGGTGAG TTTGCTGCACAATGCGAAGAGAAACCGTTCATGATCGCTCATTTCCATGAGTGGCTGTCTGGGGTTGGTCTCTTCCTCTGCCGGATCCGAAAGCTGCCCGTGGCTACCATCTTCACTACCCATGCTACGTTGCTCGGCCGTTACCTGTGTGCGGGCAGTGTGGACTTCTACAACAACCTGCAGAAG TTTAATTTGGACAAAGAGGCTGGGGACCGGCAGATATACCACCGTTACTGTATGGAACGTGCGGCTGTTCACTGCACGCATGTTTTCACCACAGTCTCCCAGATCACAGCTGTGGAAGCTGAGCATCTACTAAAACGGAAGCCTG ATATTGTCACTCCCAATGGTTTGAATGTCAAGAAGTTCTCTGCCATGCACGAATTCCAGAACCTCCACGCCCAGAGCAAAGCCCGCATCCAGGAGTTTGTCCGGGGGCACTTCTATGG GCACCTGGACTTCAACCTCGACAAGACGATTTTCTTCTTCATTGCAGGGCGCTATGAATATTCCAACAAAGGGGCGGACATTTTCTTGGAAGCTCTGGCCCGGCTCAACTACCTGCTCAGg GTGAACGGCAGCCAGACCACGGTGGTGGCATTCTTTATCATGCCAGCTCGGACCAACAACTTCAACGTTGAGACCCTAAAAGGCCAGGCAGTCCGCAAGCAACTCTG GGATACAGCCAATGCAGTGAAGGAGAAGTTTGGCAAGAAACTCTATGAATCGCTCCTTGT AGGAAATCTTCCGGACATGAACAAAATGCTGGACAAGGAAGATTTCACTATGATGAAAAGAGCCATCTTTGCCACGCAG CGCCAATCTTTCCCCCCAATCTGCACCCACAACATGCTGGATGACTCCACTGACCCCATCCTCAATACCATCCGGCGCATCGGCCTTTTCAACAGCAGTGCCGACCGTGTCAAG GTCATCTTCCACCCAGAATTCCTGTCTTCCACCAGTCCTCTCCTTCCCGTCGATTACGAGGAATTTGTTAGAGGCTGCCATTTGGGGGTGTTTCCTTCTTATTATGAACCATGGGGCTATACACCAG CTGAATGCACCGTCATGGgcatccctagcatctccaccAACCTCTCTGGCTTTGGCTGTTTCATGGAAGAACATATAGCAGATCCATCGGCTTATG GGATCTACATTCTAGACCGGCGTTTCCGGGCCTTGGATGAATCGTGCACACAACTGACCTCGTTCCTCTACAGTTTCTGTCAGCAGACGCGGCGGCAGCGCATCATCCAGCGGAACCGCACAGAGCGGCTTTCTGACCTCCTCGACTGGAAGTATCTGGGCCGG TACTACATGTATGCCCGACACATGGCACTAGCTAAAGCCTTCCCAGACAACTTCACCTATGAGCCACATGAACCGACAGCT GCTGAGGGCTTCCGCTACCCACGCCCGGCCTCAGTGCCGCCATCTCCCTCCATCTCTCGCCACTCCAGCCCCCACCATAGTGAGACAGAAGAGGATGATGAGCGGTACGATGAAGATGAAGAAGCGGAGAAGGACAGACAGAACATCAAGACGGCAGCCTTAATGGGCTCAGTTCCTGAGTGGCGGAAGCGTTCTAAGAAGAGCTCCAGCGAAGCCAGCAACTCCTCCAACACCAGCACCCCCAcccttcccagcagccccagcgACCTCAGCAGCCCCACCAACTCTCTCATAGAGGAGAAGAATTAG